TTGGTAAGTTTTTTATCGTTGTTCATGGGTATTTTGCTCCTCAAGTTAGGTTACGTTGCAAATTTTCTAAAACTCAGCAAATCATAAATCGAGAGCATTCCGAAAGCAACAAAAAAAGATTCAGATAGATTTTTAGATATCTAGATATAACTGAAATTTCTAAAAATCCTTGATATATATAGCCTGAGATAGCGATAGATATCTAGATAGATTTGGAGATATGTATACCCCACGAGATTACCAGACTTGAGTTCCAAAACCAACGTTCAGGATGACGATCCGTAGATAACACATTTTCACTGAACAGCCCTGCATGTGCTATTGTCCGGCTTGTATTTTTATCGAGAAAAAAATCTCCTTAATTCTTTCATATCAAAAGTTACCTTCCGATAATATTCTGTATCTTCAACTTTCTGGGACTTTATTCCTGATTTTATTATAGATCCAATAAGTCCTTTTCCAGCCTCTGTAGCGCCCAGCACCACTACTGTACTGCGTCTTTTGATAAAGGGGTCCTTTGCCCATATTTCCAGTATTTTTAAGAAACTCGCTTTTCCAAGTCCTTTTCCTCTGGAGCTTTTTCTCATAACAAATGCTTCACCTTCAATATAATCTTTCATAATTATAAAAGAACGAAAGCCAATTAATTCGTTATCCCGGTTAAAAATAAGGAAATATTTTGCCTTATCCCTCATGAGTTTTTTATCAGATTCATCAATATCAGCTAAAAAATCATCCGGAAATTCGACTTTTTTAAAAGATTTCCTGTATTGTATTTTTAAACCATTTTCTAAATTAAAAATTTTCTTATCTTCGAAATATGGTTCTCTCTCTATTATATTTTTGATAATTTCTTTTATTTCGGACAGTGTCATATTGTTCTTGAAGTGTGATGAAAATTTCTCTAAATATAGTTGTGATTCTTCTGGGTTTGAAGCTAAGAAATCTGTTGTGTTCACTACCAAATTTAAGTAGGAAAATCTTCTGAGATTGCCCTTTGGCTTATTTTTAAGAAGAATTTTTCCAACCTTAAGATCAAGCTCCAATTCTTCTAGACTACGTTCTCTCAATTCAGATTCTACAAGCTTGGAATCTTTATCTTTAACGAGAACGTGGGATAAAACTTGCTCTACTAGGGCCTCTTTTTTGTCAGATGTTTCCGTTCCTAAAGAAGAACTAGAAAGAAAAAGACCTTGCATCAGTCCTGTTAATAGGATTATTTTTAGGTAAAAGAATTTTTTAATAATCATAACAATCTCCTTTGTACTTAATATAATCTTATATTAATAATATAAGATTATATGATTAATTTTTCGTTATTATTAACCTGAGTTTTGGATAAGGGAGAAAAAATTCCTCACTCTTGCTCATGGTCCCAGTAGTCAAACCGACCTTTTGCGAGCTCTTAATCGTTCTCGATCCGGCGATATTGGCCAGTATCTAAACGATCTTATTCTTGCTGGTTTTGTGGCCAGAGACTACACTTGGAATTTATACAATGGTCAAATTTCTCGACTCAGCCGTTATCGTTTGAAAGATAATTACGTACAATTTTACCTGCGATTTATATCGAAATATTGTATTCAATCATCTAGAGATAAAAGCACCAGAAGTCATTTTTGACAATCCTTTTTTCCAGAGAAATACTAAACACAATGCTGGATGCCAGATTGATTACCTAGTTCATACCCGATTTGACACTCTGTATCTGTGTGAAATCAAGTTTTCCAAAACTGTAGTAGAGCCCAAGATAATTGGGCAGATGCAATAAAAAATCGACCGTTTGGAAAAACCAAAAGGATTTTCTTGTAGGCCTGTTCTCATTCACGTTAACGGTGTACATGAAGATGTCGTTGATATACTGAAGTGAAATCAAAACCTCTGTTTCCTGATACGCTCGAAGTGCTCATTTACCCAAGTAAACTGCGCGCTTCTCGCTATCATTAAACTAGAGGTTTTGATTTCACGAGAGTATAGTGGATATTTTTCCAAAATAATCGACTTTGGTCAGCTTTTAAACTCTCATGTATAAGGATAGATCATGGCATCATTTGAAACCGAATTAACCTTAAGCATTGGAGGATTGCCGCCATTTTCAGCCAGAGGCTGCACCCAGTCCCTGACACCAATAGTAAACGGTGAACTACGCCGTACTGTTAATGGCGAGCTTATCTATACCGGTAATTCTTTGCATGAAAAATACAAAAGTGTGATTAAGGGAGTGGACAAATCTGCTGCTGCATTTGATGCGATTTGGGTAGGGGCTAAAGTCAAAGTTGGCTGCATTCAGCGGCTGTGGCAGAAATTTTCTGGAGATAAAGTTGTGTTAAGCCGTGATCCGGTTGTAGGATCAGTAATCGCACAAGACAATACATCACAAAATATTGAAGTCAGATCTTGCAAGGGGCGGAATATTAAGTTGCTCAAACCTGTTGAGGAAGGCTATATCAGCTATTGCCCTTATCTTGATATGCGAGTGGTGGATCTGAGCTATGCAACAGATGAATGGGGCATGCAAGTGAGTTGGGAACTGGTGTTGGAAGAAGTATAGAAATCAGATGTCAGAGTTCAGAGTTCAGCGCTCTGATTTCTGAACCCTGACCTCATAAACTGCAATTGTCAGTGTCGCTGGCACAATGATAGCCGCACCCATTAGCGTCATGATGGTGGGAACTTCACCAAATAGCACGAAACCAAAGCTGGATGCGACCAATAACTCGACATAACGATAAGGGGTGAGGGCGGAGATATCAGTTGCGGTAAAAGCCTTGATTAAGCAATACAGAATCAAATTTGCGCCACCGCCTAGGCAAAATAACCAAAATACTTCAGACAAAGTTGGGGTTTGCCAGACCAGCCAAGCAGGAACAATACCAATTAAGGTAGTGCCAGCTGCAAAATAAAATAACATGGTTAAAGGATGCTCTTCATGGCCAACCATGATCTTATTTAAGATATCGCTGGCGGCAAATGAAAGAGCAGCAGCGATGAGCCAAATGGCTCCTATATTAAGCTCAGTAAACGACAGAAATGAAGTGCTGCGCTCGGGTGATTGTAGGGTAACCAAAATACCTATGAAACCCGCCAAAGTTGCCATCACTCTTTGCCAGCCCACTTTTTCTCGTAAAATCAAAAAAGCCATCGGCAACACAAACAATGGAACAGTTTGCGCTAGCAGGCTAACTGCTGAAAGTGGTGTTATGGCAACTCCAGTACACCAGCACACAACGGCAGCATATCCTAAAATCGCCCGCAGACTATGAAAGCTCGGCCTTGGCGTTTTAAAAACGTGAGCTCCCTTGTACAGCATAAAAGGTAGCAAAGTGAGCATAGAGAAAAAGAAACGAAAGAACGCAACTTGTAGGCCTTCAAGCCGGCTGCCTGCGAATTTGGTGAGCGTATCGTTACAGCTGCTTACACAGCACACCATAATCGCCCAAAATACCCCTTGCAAGTAACCTTTTTTATGCAGCCAACCACAGGTCTTAAGGAGCCTTGCCCAAATCAATGCAGGCAGAGCAACAGTGGGATTTAAGGTGGTGGTATTAGATCGATTGCTCATGAAATTCTATCACTCAAAGTTTTTTAAACATCCGTAATATGTAGTGGTTTTGGCTGAGAGAATCAAGGGGGTGATGCGGATGCGGCCAAACGTGTTTGTTGCAGAAGGATCTCCGTCGTCCGTGAACTAGGAAATAGATCCTGAATCGCAAAGCTTTTCCAAT
The genomic region above belongs to Pseudomonadota bacterium and contains:
- a CDS encoding GNAT family N-acetyltransferase: MIIKKFFYLKIILLTGLMQGLFLSSSSLGTETSDKKEALVEQVLSHVLVKDKDSKLVESELRERSLEELELDLKVGKILLKNKPKGNLRRFSYLNLVVNTTDFLASNPEESQLYLEKFSSHFKNNMTLSEIKEIIKNIIEREPYFEDKKIFNLENGLKIQYRKSFKKVEFPDDFLADIDESDKKLMRDKAKYFLIFNRDNELIGFRSFIIMKDYIEGEAFVMRKSSRGKGLGKASFLKILEIWAKDPFIKRRSTVVVLGATEAGKGLIGSIIKSGIKSQKVEDTEYYRKVTFDMKELRRFFSR
- a CDS encoding DMT family transporter, producing MSNRSNTTTLNPTVALPALIWARLLKTCGWLHKKGYLQGVFWAIMVCCVSSCNDTLTKFAGSRLEGLQVAFFRFFFSMLTLLPFMLYKGAHVFKTPRPSFHSLRAILGYAAVVCWCTGVAITPLSAVSLLAQTVPLFVLPMAFLILREKVGWQRVMATLAGFIGILVTLQSPERSTSFLSFTELNIGAIWLIAAALSFAASDILNKIMVGHEEHPLTMLFYFAAGTTLIGIVPAWLVWQTPTLSEVFWLFCLGGGANLILYCLIKAFTATDISALTPYRYVELLVASSFGFVLFGEVPTIMTLMGAAIIVPATLTIAVYEVRVQKSER